DNA from Eulemur rufifrons isolate Redbay chromosome 4, OSU_ERuf_1, whole genome shotgun sequence:
TTGGCTTTGGGGAGCCAGACCCCAGGGACAGAAAAGGAGCAAGGAGAGAGCCCAGATGCCTGGTCCCCTGGAACTAGGGTGATGGGGAGTACAGGCTGGGGGCAAGACTGGGATCTAGGGGAGCTGGGCTACTTTAGTCTTCCCAAAGGACAGAATAAACAGAGTATTTCACGTGGGCATGTGTGGGCAGAGCAAGTATTTTGGCACCTGAAGTGCAGGAATCTTGGATCTCTTTGAAAGCAGGCTCCGCTAGAATGTGCTAGAATGCAGCATAGGTGCAGGCCCTGTTCCTCTCTGGAGGCCCTCACCTGCTCTGACCCTGAGGGCCCAATTTCTTTCCAGGCTCACTTAGGTACTTCACAGCCCTTTCCTGTGGAGTaggactcccccccccccacattcaAGTAGAGCAGGCTGTGACAGTCTGGAGAGTCCTGGGTCACCCAGGCAGACAGGCTGGAGCAGGAATGCTTACCCTAAGCCATCTTGTACTTGGCCATTAATTGAAGAAACCAAACGTGTCAGCCCTGAAGTCTTGCCTTCTAGTATAGAATCTAGAGGTCCTACATGCGAGATCACTGAGCTACCTTGGGAAGGGACGAGAGACCTTGGAACTGTGACAGGATCTGGCTCTTGAATCCCTCCCAAAGTCTGTGGAGACAGCAGCCTTAGACTTGACAAAGGGAGTTCTTAGCATCCAGAACCCAAACAACTCTTTATTTCACCAGCCTTAAGCAAAAAGGTGGTTGGCCAGTTCCAGGGGGATTTTCCATCCTGCCCACTCCCCCGTGTGGAATCTGTTTCCCAAGGGCTCCAAGCTAGGTTTGGAGACATTCTGATGCTCCATTTGGTAGTGCCTAGCTCTGTGGACATGTGGTTTTGGCCTGGGTCTCAGGGCAAATGTCCCCAACCTGGCTGCAGAACAGTGTCCTGAGAGGCCCCCTGATCTGCCCTGGGGACAGATGAATGGCCGTGCTGAGGGAGCTGTCCACCTTCACATGGGCAGGCCCCCTCTGCCAGGAGCAGGCAGCTCCCTGCCTGATAACCTCCCACCCCTACACCTACGTCCCTCAGAAGCAGAGGGAGAAGGCAGCAGAAAGGTTGCCGGTGGAACCAGGAGGCAAGATGACCACAGGACCAGCCGACCTGTGACTGGCCAAATCAGTGATCGTTATCTTAGGGGACAGGACAGTGAAAGTACTGGGGAAGAAGCACAGGAGAGGTGCAGGCTGGGATAAGGAGATGGGACAAGAGAACACAGAACACAGGCAGggaaacagcaaagaaaacactAGAGATGGCGTAGCAGTGACGGGACATACCAATACCTGGGCTGTCTCGCACACAGGGAGTCTGAGGGGTCCCCAACTACCTGCACCTACACTCgggagggagagaagccaggCCGGACGATGCAAGCACTGAGGATGGGACAAGGGCTGACAGGGAAGGTGTAGAGGCAGGGCAGGTGAAGGGCTAGCAACAGAAGCTGGAAAAGCAGCAGGTCACAACTGTCCTTTCCCAAACTTCCATCTGCGAGttgcgccccccacccccgtccctgTGGCACGATGTGGGTGTTTGCCTGACCCCCTTCAGAGAAGCCCCTCAGCAAGTCTCTCTCAACTGGGACATAAAGAGCCCTGGCTTTTCCTGTACAGCCGGCCCGGCGAAGACGAGGGCAGCCCCTGCTGCGGCCCGGGTGGCGGCGGCAGCGGTGCGGGCGCGTGTGTGGGCCCGCTGATGTTGCGACAGCGAGCGGCTGTGGCTGAAGCACTTGCCGCACTCGGCACACTCCGCCGGCCGCTCGCCCAGGTGCGTCTTGCGATGTAGTGCGAGCTTGGAGGCGACGCTGAAGGCCTTGCCACACTCGGGGCATTTGTGTGGCTTGTGGCCAGCATGGTTGCGCCGATGCACGTTGAGGTTGGACACGCACGTGAACCGCTTGCCGCACAGTTCGCAGCGGTAGGGCTTCTCGCCCGTGTGCGTGCGCCGGTGCTTGGTGAGGTCCGAGCGGTCGCTGAAGCGGCGGCCGCACTCGGGGCACGGGAAGGGCTTCTCCCCAGTGTGGATGCGCTGGTGCACCACCAGGTCGGAGCGCTGCCCGAAGCCCTTGCCACAGGTGGCGCACGCATGCGGCCGCTCGCCCTGGTGGCTGCGCCGGTGGCGCAGTAATGTGGAACTCTCGCTGAAGCAGCGCCCGCAGTCGCCGCATGCATAGGGCTTCTCTCCCGTGTGCGTACGCTGGTGGCGCACCAGCGTGGCACTCTCCAAGAAGCCCTTGCCGCACTCTGGACACTTGAAGGGCTTCTCCCCCGAGTGCGTCTGCAGATGTCGCGTTAGCGTAGAGCTCTTGCCGAAGCTCTTGCCGCACACGCCACACTGGTGCGTGTCCGGGGCACGGGGTAGCCGGGGCGCGGGGCTGTGGGCCCCGTGGACGCGTGCGTGACTCCGCAGCCCCGCGCCGCTGCGGAAGGCCCGGGGGCAGTGCGTGCCGCGGTGGGGCgggccggcgggggcgggggccgtcCCCGGCGCGTGCGCCCGCGCCTGGTGGAAGGCCAGCGCGCTCTGTCGGAAGGCACGGGCGCACAGCGGGCAGCGGCGGGGCCGTTCGGGCGGGTGGCGGTGGCGCCGGTGCACTAGCAGTGCCGGGAGGTGCGGGAAGCGGCGGCCGCAGACGCGGCAGGGGCGGGCGCGGCTGCGCCGGTGGGCGCCCACGTGCAGGTCCAGGCGGCCGCTGTGGCGGAAGCTCTGGCCGCACTCGCCGCAGATGTAGAGGGTCTGGCCTGCGTGCGTGCGCCTGTGCGCCTGGAGGTCGGCAGCCCGCGCGCAGCGCTCGCCGCACTCCAGGCAGTGGACGCCGCCGTCGCTGCCGTGGGCACGCTCGTGCCGCAGCAGCACCGAGCTGTAGCGGAAACTCTTGCCACACTCGCTGCACGCGTAAGGCCTCCCTGACGTAACCGCGCCCGGTGCGGAGAACATGGTGACGGCTCACAGGGAAGGGTGCCACTCACACTTGGGGGTCCACCTCCTCCCACTGcggctaatttttacttttcttaaagcCTGGAAAGGGAAAGGTAACAGACAAAAGGGAGAGGCCCTGAAAACTGGTGTGTGGTTTCCAGGATTTCTTCTCTCTGAGGCAGGCGTTACAGCTGTTCCAGAGGCGGCTGTGGCCCGGTTCACCCTGCCCCGCGAGCCTGTGGGGAGAAGGTCGCCGTGAGCCCCAGCAACAGCTGCACAGCTCTGtctgagggaaggaaggggaagtgaGTTCCCTATTTCCTGTAACTAACTCAAGTAGTCCATCTCTGGATTCCCTTCTCCAAGACGAAGCAAACGATAGGAGTCCCAGAAATAGACAGCGGGTGTCCTTGTACTTACTACCTGGAAGGGCAGGGGCACGGACTGCAGGGGTCCTGGAGAACAGGCAGAATGGATCCAGAAGGCGAGCTTACATGCAGCCTGGCAAACATCAACActgctggggagggaagggagtgcCCAGCCTGGTTTCTGGCCTTGGACTGGGGATCCCACCTGGGGATACATTAGGAAATGACCAAGGAGGGATGGGCCAATGAGAAGACGCCTCTGGGCTTAGACCATACAGATGCCACCTTCTGACTCCCAAGTTTCCTGAGTCGTCATTGCAAACCCAGCCAGGCTTGGGCTAGATGATGAAAAGGGTGATGCGATGAAGCACAGCCAGGCCGAGGAGCAGCAGTCTGGGCAAAAGGCTCAGACCATGGTGTTACCAAAGGGCCGGGGCCCCGGCAAACGAAGATATCTGAAAAACCCCAAAATACTGTTCCTTGGCTTTGGACAACACCCGATAAACGACTACCCCACACCAGACCCCACACCAGTACACAGCCCCAAGGTTGAGAAAGCAACTCAAGACCCATTTGATGAATTATCAAAAGCCGTTCAACTTTACATAATGcacaaaaaaaatattatctaaagTTGCTAGCAATATCCAAGAATTGCTTTTCACACGTTTGGGAAAGGCTAGGGATAAGGAAGGGGCATCCTTTCTAATTCTCAGGGTATCCAAATTGTGAACATTCTGCATATTTTCTTCACTGCTCCAGCCCCAAGGATCTGAGTATCTGGACTAGCAGAGAAACTCCTTTATGAAGACCAGACCTACTCTGCTATCTTGTTTATCTCAAGTAGCATCCTTGAATCCTTCTGACCAGTGACTCCAGGCAGCTGACTGGGAGCAGGGTCAGCCTTTGTAGTATGTGCATAGAACCTCGAATGCCCTCTAGTTAAGAGTAAAAATATCGCTGCCCTCCTCATCTGTCTGGCCTCACCAGTGACTACTTCCCTCAAGGCCCATGGATCTGTCCCCAGCCCAATTCAGTGAGTGGGACAGTGGAGATCAGATGCAGTTTTAGTTCAGTAGAGCCCCTGTCAACTAACAGATCGGGGAGAGGAAGCAAGCAAAATGGTCAGCAGTCATTTTCTTATTAGCAGATGAATATTCatcataaatactcaaaactttAGTTATAAAATACCCCGTAGTTGGGCTCCTCATCTTTTGGATGCAAATGGGGACGAGTGGAAAAAGCCCTGAAAACAGCCAACCTGTGGGAGTGGGCTCCGGAGCTCCCGCCGTCCTCCGCGCTGGGCAAGCAGGGCCTGCGCAGGGTCCTTCCCCTGTGCCTCTGTGACAGGATGCGCTGTGTCCTGGAGGATGAAGGAAGAGGGCAACtgtgaatttctttattttatttttttctagagacagtctcactttcttgcccaggctggagtgcaatagtgtgaatcacagctcactgcagcctcaaaatcctgggctcctcctgcatcagcttcctaaagtgctgagattacaggtgtgagccactctgcCCGGCCAGAAAATGGGAATTTCAGCTGAGTAGGACAgaaatagggagagagagagagaagtatttCCTGGAGGAGGGTGTCTCTTAAGGgacattttcaaatgtaaaaaaaactaAACTAGGGAGTATAGTATCATAAATCACTCACTCACTATTTTGCCATTCGTGTTTCATCTGTGATAccactccattttttttttttttgtctagagTATTTTAAATCGCAGACATCTTATTCAAAGAGGATGATTTTTAAACAAGATCTGCAAGCAGGGGCAGGAGCCCTTCTGCAGACTCAAGAGCAGATTTTAGAGGGAGTGCCTTGGTTCCTCCAGATGGAACCTTCAACCCAGACACTCGGGCTGCTGATTCCAGCTGGACATCAGTTCACAAGAGTGCTTGTCCTTATGAGAACAAAACCTTTCCTGGAGACTCAGTGGCTGATCCCAACTGCCAGAGAAAGTAAAGCTTAGTCCCCAGTGAGTGTTCCACCTCCTCTGGGGGTGCCTGGAGACCATGTTTCTGGGCGCTCACCCTCCCACAGGCCACTGTGTCCCAGGGCATATGCCCAAGGAAGGTAAGACAAATGCACAAACAccagcatacacacacaaatggcACATAAACGAAGATACCATTTCCTCCCATTATGGATGGGGTAAGCGAGACAGACTTAGGATGCAGGTTTGGTGCTTGAATGGCAGGCTGGGCCCTTCAAGTCTCTCTTCTCTACCTCACCCCATGCTGGAGCTTGCCCTGGAGGCAAAAAGGTTCTGTGCTTGAGGTGGACAcatgaaagaaaaagtattaCGGGCCAAAAAACAATGATTTCTAGGCTGTCTTAACCACTCTCCTGATTTAATGTGAGTTTTGAAGTTGTTGTACCACcaactttattttactttggaagaaataaaaagtgcaGTTAAAGCTTGGAAAGAATGAAGGCAACAATGATGTGAATTAGCGAAAATCCTAACCGTTGAAGTACCTTTCACACACTTAATGCTTACAAATACTGTATATATATCTAATAAAAACAAGTACTAAGTAAGGTAAGCTAATgggaaaattaacatttaaaatagattCAAGATAAACTTCTGAGTTTCATATATCACTTTATTTCATACCATATCTAATTGGTCACAAATTATAAATCAGGAGTGTTAGAATTAATCAGGATTTAGAACACTTATTAACAATCTACTGTGAGAGATTTTTCTTCTGAGTTGCATTCTTGAGTcagaataaagatttttcttcccTGGTAATCTATTCTGCCATGCCAGCATTTCTGGGGTGGGATGAGAGACCCCGGAAAGTCGTGATTCACGAGAAGCAAGTGGTCGTCTTACAATTCCTCCGTCCTGAAGCCAGAGTCTGGGCAGCGGGGAATGGTGCCACAGGGAACGCTCAGAACTGTGCTGTCTACTGCGGCAGCCGAGACCCACAAGTGGCAACTGAACCCTTGAAACCTGGCTGGTCCTGGCTGGTCCAAATTAAGATGTGTTGTGAGGGTTAATACACTCCccatttcaaagacttagtattaaaaaagaatgtaaaatatctcattaatatttactgttgattatatgttgaaatgataatattttggatatattaggttaaataaaatattaaaataaatattacccactttttaagaaaattttaagattacAAATGtggttcatattttatttctattggatagTGCTTGTCCAAATAGCCTTTCCAAATTCTGGAATAATATACAGAGGGAGGCTGGCCCACCTGACAGCCCCTGGAGGGCTTTGGTTGGGAAAAGGTCGCTCACCCTCCCTGACCCTTTGAGCCTTAGTAAACAGGCAGGAGACCCTTCCTTGCATTTCCCAAGACCCCAGCCCCTAGCCACCCCCTCCAGAGGAGTCTACCTGCTCTTTTGGAAAGTGGATGTCTGTACGGCCCATCTGCACCTGGTTGGGACTTGGGGTTGTGACTTATGCCACACCTTCTCTCACTGCTACTCTGTGGGTGGAACCGTCCCAGTTGTTACTCGCATCAACACGTGACAATTCTGACATGTTTGTATGTGCATCCCCCTTTCATCCTCCTAGTGGTCCTTTAAGGGGGGGTGTTATCGTTTACCCCCACGTGACCTGAGTTTCCTGGGCAGGTTGTCCAGAGTCATCCAGCACAAGCGCGCAGCTGGGTCTGAGGACAGGAGGAGGCAGCAAGCTGGTGGCCTATGTCTCACTcccccagggcagcccccaccccttcccagagGCCCGAGCTGGCCTGCAGCAGCTCACTGGGCAACAGGGGCAGGCCTGGCTGTGTGGCTCGGTGGGAAGTGTTGAGCAGCCAGGGTCCAAGGGGGACGAATGCTGGCCCCAGGGACCACTGCTTGGGGCCCCATGGATTAGTCTGTGTGCACTGTGTCAATCTTGGGGCCCTGGCCCAGGAAATGGAACTATCTCCATTAGAAGAGTGGGCAGGAACTGGGGGTAGCTGTACCAGGAGGGGTGATTCTTCTGCTGCCTTCTCCTTGAATCCTTACCCCTTGAGAGCTGAGTGATGCTCTTGTCTCCAGAATTCTGTGTCACCCCAAGACACCCTGAAATCCAGACCAGATAGAAACAAGTTATCTACTCCCCACTCTGGGCGGGTGTGGAGTAGAAAAGTTTCCCTGGCCCTCAGGAGCCTGCTCTGGGGCCTTTCCCCTTCCAAGTCCTTCCCCCGAGAAAGCTCTTCCCCCTTCACTCAGGACTCTTCTCAAATAATGGTGTCTCTAAAAGGCTCCCCCTACCACCCTCCATGTCCCCCTCTCACCCCATTACTCAGCTTTATTCTGAATCAATCCGTGAAAGTAACAGGAAataggccagatgtggtggctcacccctgtaatctgagcactctgggaggccaaggcaggaggatctcaggaattcaggaccagcctgagcaggagtgagatcCCTTCtatactaaaagtagaaaaaattagctgggcacggtggtacgCACTtacagtcccagccactcaggaggctgaggcaggaggatcgcttgagcccagagtttgatgttgcagtgagctatgatgacaccactgtactctagcccaggcaatagagcgagattctgtcttaaaaaagacagaatctaaaaaaaaaaaaaaaaagtaacaggaaACACTGATTCCCATGTACTCCGGAAAGATTTAAGCCCTATTCTAGGAGGTAAGGATGGGGAATGGAATTCAAAGCACCAGAATAAACACTCCTTGCTTTCTTCTCCCCAATAGCAGAAACAAGGTCCAGTACTTCAAAAGAAGTTGCTTCCTCCAGCTTCAGATCCAGTCTGACATGTTTAAGGAGCTGGTGGAAATAGGCCAGCTCGCTCCCACCCCATGGGCCCAAGTCTGATCATGATTCAAATACATTCTTTTGGAAGTTTTGGTTTCACAAGTATTTTCCTGTGAAGTATGGAAAAGGCATGGATGTAGGCAGGGAGAGAACATACATGGAGCTTATCCTCTGTCCTTTTGACACATGGGTAAAACTGAGTGGCTAGAGCATTCCAGATCAGGGATAAAAGGGACGTTAGGGTCTTTTGCACCCTCCCTGGGCCTAGCAAGGAGTTGGACACACATAGGTACtcaatgcctttttttcctaacTGACCACTCATTCATCAGTCATACACAATGCATTTCTAAAATGGCATATTAAGTCTGGAATCCAATTCTCCCAAACGTAAGGTTCCTGGAAGAGGGGCCACTCTCTATAGTCACCTTATCTTCCATAGCTCTACCTACTGCATAAACTGCAAATACTCTGCTTTGCTTTACAGAGTCAAACTGCCATCTGTTTAGAGGAACCAGAGAGGCAAGCATCCAAATTCTGGTTCCTCCCATCACTAGCTGTCTGACCTTGGACAGGAGACTGAGGGTGTCCTGTTGCCTGGGAAAACTCTAGTAAAGGAAGCtgttacataatatatatgtttcATATGAAAAGAGAGAAGGTCAAAATATTGGTAAGTCTAAGAACTGCGGTTGTGCAGTGCTTCAGATTTACTCTCCTCAGGACAATCCTTCTTTAGGGCGACTCAGGGGCCTCACTCCTGTCCCCAACTCCCAGCATACTATACTGTCTGCAAGCCCTTTTCCCTCCTTACGCGGCACGGGTCTTCCGCAGCCCCACTTCCACGACTGCGAGCTGTGAGAGTCAGGGGAAGTCGAGTACTCGTTGTAATACTTGGTGCCTGGTACCGACTCCTCGCGGATGCCTAACATCGCACCTGGACAGGTCGACCTCCAGGCGCGCTTCCCCCGCAGCGCAGCCAATCCTGGAGCGCCTCGGCCAGCGAGCGGGAGGAGCTGCCGGGCAGACTCCCGTGGGCTACCCCTTCTCCCGCCGGGGGCCCACCCCGTCCTTCGCCCGTGGCGCCAGCCACCTAGCGGGCAAGCAGGACACCAAAACCGTGGTGGGAAGTGGGGGACATGGAACGCCG
Protein-coding regions in this window:
- the ZNF672 gene encoding zinc finger protein 672, with the translated sequence MFSAPGAVTSGRPYACSECGKSFRYSSVLLRHERAHGSDGGVHCLECGERCARAADLQAHRRTHAGQTLYICGECGQSFRHSGRLDLHVGAHRRSRARPCRVCGRRFPHLPALLVHRRHRHPPERPRRCPLCARAFRQSALAFHQARAHAPGTAPAPAGPPHRGTHCPRAFRSGAGLRSHARVHGAHSPAPRLPRAPDTHQCGVCGKSFGKSSTLTRHLQTHSGEKPFKCPECGKGFLESATLVRHQRTHTGEKPYACGDCGRCFSESSTLLRHRRSHQGERPHACATCGKGFGQRSDLVVHQRIHTGEKPFPCPECGRRFSDRSDLTKHRRTHTGEKPYRCELCGKRFTCVSNLNVHRRNHAGHKPHKCPECGKAFSVASKLALHRKTHLGERPAECAECGKCFSHSRSLSQHQRAHTRARTAAAATRAAAGAALVFAGPAVQEKPGLFMSQLRETC